From a single Shewanella denitrificans OS217 genomic region:
- a CDS encoding DUF2919 domain-containing protein, with translation MNFSNITWLDDKGHIKPPIFLYLMLVFLARGWCVFIASLTQFSDQAGLVKLFYPEKSDFILALVSGVGAVMIYGLIIAERKRSPAWLQPIFRRLIGILWLLLVLDAIILGQRLAHDYFIFKISYALDGLILFWSALYLANSKRLMHYVKDWHPDEEMAETKTSSESSQDIDREPSVASLRSKPTARAVTSVLMQPKINQADSNKNE, from the coding sequence TTGAACTTTAGCAATATTACCTGGCTCGATGATAAAGGTCATATAAAACCGCCGATATTCTTGTATTTGATGCTGGTTTTTTTGGCAAGAGGTTGGTGTGTATTTATCGCCTCTCTGACTCAATTTAGCGATCAAGCAGGCTTAGTGAAGCTGTTTTATCCCGAGAAAAGCGATTTCATCTTAGCGCTTGTTTCAGGTGTCGGCGCCGTGATGATTTATGGCTTAATCATTGCCGAACGTAAACGTTCACCTGCATGGCTTCAGCCTATTTTTAGGCGTCTTATTGGCATCTTGTGGCTCTTATTGGTGCTCGATGCCATTATTTTAGGTCAGAGATTAGCCCATGATTATTTTATCTTTAAAATAAGTTACGCCTTAGATGGGCTGATTTTATTCTGGTCAGCCTTGTATTTAGCCAATTCAAAACGTTTGATGCATTATGTGAAAGACTGGCATCCTGATGAGGAAATGGCTGAAACAAAGACAAGCAGTGAGTCGTCGCAAGATATTGACCGCGAACCTAGCGTAGCTAGCTTAAGATCTAAGCCTACCGCTAGGGCAGTAACATCTGTGCTTATGCAGCCAAAAATTAACCAAGCTGATAGCAATAAAAATGAATAA
- a CDS encoding TSUP family transporter produces MFELTVEMAAVLFSVAILAGFIDSIAGGGGLLTIPALLWAGLPPAAALGTNKLQSCGGSFFASWYFIRKGMVDVRKIKLSLACAFVGASLGTIGVQMIDASVLETLLPFLILAIGGYFLFSKKISENDRHQVITPTVFAFTAALGIGFYDGFFGPGTGSFLALAFVSLAGFGLAKATAHAKLLNFATNVASLIFFAIGGQVVLVLGLIMLVGQAIGATLGSRLVVTKGVSIIKPLVVFMSLVMSIKLLFSQYF; encoded by the coding sequence ATGTTTGAATTAACAGTGGAAATGGCGGCAGTGCTGTTTAGCGTCGCCATCTTAGCGGGATTTATCGACTCTATCGCCGGTGGCGGTGGTTTATTGACCATTCCGGCGCTCTTGTGGGCAGGGCTCCCCCCCGCAGCAGCCCTTGGTACCAATAAGCTGCAATCCTGTGGCGGCAGTTTCTTCGCCAGTTGGTACTTTATTCGTAAAGGTATGGTGGATGTCCGCAAGATAAAGTTATCCCTCGCATGTGCATTTGTTGGCGCGTCATTGGGCACTATTGGCGTGCAGATGATAGATGCCAGTGTACTGGAGACCTTGTTGCCTTTTCTTATTCTTGCTATCGGTGGCTATTTCCTATTTTCTAAGAAAATCTCAGAAAATGACCGTCACCAAGTCATCACCCCCACAGTGTTTGCTTTCACCGCCGCTCTCGGAATAGGTTTTTATGACGGTTTTTTTGGCCCAGGTACGGGGAGTTTCTTGGCGTTAGCTTTTGTATCACTGGCAGGTTTTGGCTTAGCTAAGGCTACCGCCCATGCCAAATTACTGAATTTTGCCACCAATGTGGCATCGCTGATTTTCTTCGCCATTGGTGGCCAGGTTGTGTTAGTCCTAGGCCTTATCATGTTAGTGGGGCAAGCCATAGGTGCAACTTTAGGGTCCCGTTTGGTGGTGACTAAGGGGGTGAGTATTATCAAGCCCTTGGTGGTATTTATGTCCTTGGTGATGAGTATTAAGTTGCTCTTTAGCCAGTATTTTTAA
- a CDS encoding RNA-binding S4 domain-containing protein — MNNIQEFPLLSGDEFVELYKVLKVQGLVNGGGEAKHAITEGQVKVNGEVDTRKRKKCVVGDIIEFNNESIKVVATK, encoded by the coding sequence GTGAATAATATTCAAGAATTTCCACTGCTAAGCGGTGATGAGTTTGTAGAGCTGTATAAAGTACTTAAAGTACAAGGTCTAGTTAATGGCGGCGGCGAAGCCAAGCATGCGATTACCGAAGGTCAAGTCAAGGTCAATGGTGAAGTGGATACCCGCAAACGTAAGAAGTGTGTTGTGGGTGATATCATTGAATTTAATAATGAATCGATTAAAGTCGTTGCGACTAAGTAA
- the ligA gene encoding NAD-dependent DNA ligase LigA, whose protein sequence is MSAIQLQIANLVNELNQHNIKYYVDDAPSVTDAYYDKLMQQLLALEAEHPELIQSDSPSRRVGGHALDKFSQVTHLKPMLSLDNAFEQADFEAFNKRITDKVGTVDYVCEPKLDGLAVSITYRNGQFERAATRGDGTVGEDITENVRTIKSIPMGLRGDGYPELVEVRGEVFMPKAAFDALNARQQAKGDKTFVNPRNAAAGSLRQLDSKITASRALGFYAYALGVVEGEVQPMEPSHFGQLAQLKRWGLPVSQEVKLCDSLEKVYAYYDDILNRRGQLSYEIDGVVIKVNAIPKQLSLGFVAKAPRWAIAYKFPAQEEMTLLESVDFQVGRTGAVTPVARLQAVFVGGVTVSNATLHNADEIARLGVKIGDTVIIRRAGDVIPQIVAIVPEKRPQDAQNIVFPTHCPVCQSLVERLEGEAVARCSGGLFCEAQRKEAIKHFASRKALNIDGMGDKIVEQLIDKELVQSPADLFGLTASMMTMLERMAMKSATKLVAAIDAAKTTTLARFIYSLGIREVGEATAANLANHFKSLAAVREAGVEQLLEVADVGEIVAKHIRHFFDQAHNLEVVDKLLAAGINWPEITAVAEDELRLKGQTWVLTGTLTQLNRNEAKAQLQALGAKVAGSISKNTDCLVAGEAAGSKLAKAQELGVKVIDETELLVFLGLAG, encoded by the coding sequence ATGTCAGCCATTCAACTTCAAATCGCCAATCTTGTTAACGAGCTTAACCAACATAATATCAAGTATTACGTTGATGATGCCCCAAGCGTTACCGATGCCTACTATGACAAGCTTATGCAGCAATTGTTGGCCTTAGAGGCCGAGCACCCTGAGCTCATCCAAAGCGATTCTCCAAGTCGGCGAGTTGGCGGTCATGCATTAGACAAGTTCTCACAAGTAACTCATCTAAAACCTATGCTCAGTCTAGACAATGCGTTTGAGCAGGCCGACTTTGAAGCCTTCAATAAGCGCATCACAGATAAGGTCGGCACTGTCGATTATGTTTGTGAGCCTAAACTTGATGGCTTAGCCGTATCTATCACCTATCGCAATGGTCAGTTTGAGCGAGCGGCAACCCGAGGTGACGGTACTGTGGGTGAGGATATCACTGAGAATGTGCGCACCATTAAATCGATTCCTATGGGACTTCGCGGCGACGGTTACCCTGAATTGGTGGAAGTGCGCGGTGAAGTGTTTATGCCAAAAGCGGCCTTCGATGCCCTTAATGCTCGTCAGCAGGCAAAAGGGGATAAAACTTTCGTTAATCCTCGCAACGCCGCCGCAGGCAGTTTGAGGCAGCTCGATTCTAAAATTACCGCATCGAGAGCCTTAGGCTTTTATGCCTATGCCCTTGGGGTGGTAGAGGGTGAAGTCCAGCCTATGGAGCCAAGTCACTTTGGTCAGCTAGCACAGCTTAAACGTTGGGGCTTGCCCGTCAGTCAAGAGGTGAAGCTCTGTGATAGTTTAGAGAAAGTGTATGCTTATTATGATGACATACTCAATCGCCGCGGCCAGTTAAGTTATGAAATCGATGGGGTCGTGATTAAAGTCAATGCTATCCCTAAGCAGCTTAGCTTAGGCTTTGTGGCCAAAGCGCCGCGCTGGGCCATCGCCTATAAGTTTCCCGCCCAAGAAGAGATGACGCTACTGGAATCGGTTGATTTTCAAGTGGGCCGCACTGGCGCCGTCACCCCAGTGGCAAGGCTTCAAGCAGTATTTGTCGGCGGGGTAACTGTGTCTAACGCCACGTTACACAATGCCGATGAGATAGCCCGTCTAGGCGTAAAAATAGGCGATACTGTGATCATTCGCCGTGCTGGTGATGTTATCCCGCAAATCGTTGCCATAGTGCCAGAAAAACGTCCGCAAGATGCACAAAATATCGTCTTTCCAACACACTGCCCCGTTTGTCAAAGCTTGGTTGAGCGTCTGGAAGGTGAAGCCGTGGCTCGCTGCAGCGGCGGCCTATTTTGTGAAGCGCAGCGAAAAGAGGCCATCAAGCATTTTGCTTCTCGTAAGGCGCTTAATATTGATGGCATGGGCGATAAAATTGTCGAGCAGCTTATCGATAAGGAGCTTGTCCAATCTCCCGCTGATCTATTCGGCCTAACGGCCTCTATGATGACCATGTTAGAGCGCATGGCGATGAAGTCGGCGACCAAACTCGTTGCAGCCATCGATGCCGCCAAAACCACCACCTTAGCGCGCTTCATATACAGTTTGGGTATTCGAGAGGTAGGCGAAGCCACAGCAGCTAATCTTGCCAATCATTTTAAAAGCTTAGCCGCAGTGCGTGAGGCAGGGGTGGAGCAGCTACTGGAGGTGGCAGATGTGGGAGAGATTGTCGCCAAGCATATTCGCCATTTCTTCGACCAAGCACATAACTTGGAGGTGGTTGATAAATTGCTCGCCGCCGGCATAAATTGGCCTGAAATTACTGCGGTTGCCGAGGATGAATTACGCTTGAAAGGTCAGACCTGGGTGCTCACTGGCACCTTAACTCAGCTTAATCGCAACGAGGCAAAAGCCCAGCTACAAGCTCTTGGAGCAAAAGTGGCTGGCAGTATATCCAAAAATACCGATTGTTTGGTGGCAGGAGAAGCAGCGGGCTCTAAGCTTGCCAAAGCCCAAGAGCTTGGGGTTAAAGTGATTGATGAAACCGAGTTGTTGGTTTTTCTTGGGCTCGCAGGTTAA
- a CDS encoding HD-GYP domain-containing protein produces MAKAELMQLPASQMVIGLTVKLPLGWTQHPFFINRIKLTSQAQIELIRGLELTFVYVLSGHELLPEVIEEVEDKQADPMQVKAKPKKVLDSKAAVIKAMRVGQQRFLSNINESRSVFAQFAIEPDKAYREAATMVEGFVDHLQETDTPYLALVGSGEMDVSVTQHGISVAVLSLMIGHALELPKSDLRDLALGSLFHDFGKLKIPDNIRRKRSELTEPEQNYLKMHPNLGFDLLNACNLYPKSVLNIVLHHHEYIDGSGYPDHLTEKDIPLLTQIVSLANDYEGLLEQFTFSPQLALGTLFKSHAKKHAQNLIAALVKVLGIYPPGTLVSLSDGSIGKVMMTTREVKQPHVWSCNLGGGEANLRFLLEEDVTVSSVLRLEELTEGALKTLQADSPISFYFSALPDN; encoded by the coding sequence GTGGCCAAAGCTGAATTAATGCAACTCCCTGCCTCACAGATGGTGATAGGGTTAACGGTTAAGTTGCCCCTTGGTTGGACTCAACATCCATTCTTTATCAATCGCATTAAACTCACCAGTCAGGCACAGATAGAACTTATCCGAGGTTTAGAATTGACCTTTGTTTATGTGCTTTCCGGCCATGAACTCTTGCCTGAAGTTATTGAAGAAGTCGAAGATAAACAAGCGGATCCTATGCAAGTTAAGGCTAAGCCAAAGAAGGTCTTGGACTCAAAGGCTGCGGTCATTAAGGCGATGCGAGTCGGACAGCAGCGTTTCTTAAGCAATATCAACGAGAGTCGAAGTGTGTTTGCCCAATTTGCCATTGAACCTGATAAGGCATACCGTGAGGCTGCCACTATGGTCGAAGGTTTTGTGGATCATCTACAAGAAACTGACACGCCGTACTTGGCGTTAGTGGGCAGTGGCGAAATGGACGTGAGTGTGACACAACATGGAATTTCTGTGGCTGTGTTGTCGTTAATGATAGGGCATGCTTTAGAATTACCTAAGAGCGATCTTAGGGATTTGGCCTTAGGTAGCCTGTTTCATGATTTCGGTAAACTTAAGATCCCTGATAACATACGTCGTAAACGGAGTGAGTTGACAGAACCTGAGCAAAATTATCTCAAAATGCACCCCAATTTGGGTTTCGATTTGCTCAATGCCTGTAATTTATACCCTAAGAGCGTGCTCAATATCGTCCTGCATCACCATGAATATATCGATGGCAGCGGTTATCCGGACCACCTCACCGAGAAAGACATTCCGCTATTAACCCAAATAGTGTCTTTAGCCAATGACTATGAAGGTTTGTTAGAGCAGTTTACCTTTTCCCCCCAGTTAGCCTTAGGTACTTTATTTAAATCCCATGCAAAAAAGCATGCTCAAAATTTGATAGCAGCCTTAGTGAAAGTCCTTGGTATTTATCCTCCAGGCACCTTAGTCAGCCTATCTGATGGCAGCATAGGCAAGGTCATGATGACTACTCGAGAAGTTAAGCAGCCCCATGTGTGGTCTTGTAATTTAGGCGGCGGGGAAGCTAATTTAAGATTCTTGCTAGAGGAAGATGTTACCGTCAGCTCAGTGTTAAGATTAGAAGAGCTGACCGAGGGCGCCTTAAAAACCTTGCAAGCAGATAGCCCCATCAGCTTTTATTTCAGTGCCTTGCCAGACAATTAA
- the zipA gene encoding cell division protein ZipA, whose amino-acid sequence MEDLQLVLFVLGAIAIIAVLVHGFWSIRKQQPKPIKERTRAQNISEAQRRDSQGFDADGIGAVRVRKPGTEDLPSSRNHTSVPVMTLQKASATDAGVASSHGYSPERTTAERAEPVRAERAATNATVAGSMNTQPVTPQPASYGVQGVTAEVKQSVEPQTITPSQHVHIESPKYGATTQASPQPASPVQSQAPREPEPLGEPQDVLVLHVVAHEGQEIQGAELLPCLLSLNFKFGDMNIFHRHSDNAGNGKVLFSLANMMKPGVFDPDNMEQFCTQGIVMFMTLPCHGEAQHNFSIMLNSAEQLADDLGAIVLDEQRKVWTEHNKQDYLRRIKAIV is encoded by the coding sequence ATGGAAGATTTACAACTTGTTTTGTTTGTATTGGGTGCTATCGCCATTATTGCGGTATTGGTACATGGTTTTTGGTCCATTCGTAAACAACAACCTAAACCGATAAAAGAAAGAACTCGGGCGCAAAATATTAGCGAAGCCCAGCGCCGTGATAGCCAAGGTTTCGATGCCGATGGTATAGGCGCGGTGCGTGTGCGTAAGCCTGGAACCGAAGACTTGCCTAGCAGTCGTAATCATACCAGTGTCCCTGTGATGACATTGCAAAAAGCCTCAGCCACTGATGCGGGCGTCGCTTCATCCCATGGTTATAGTCCGGAGCGTACGACAGCTGAGCGGGCAGAACCTGTAAGGGCAGAGCGAGCGGCAACCAATGCTACCGTTGCGGGTTCCATGAATACTCAACCAGTAACGCCGCAGCCTGCAAGCTATGGCGTTCAAGGGGTAACAGCAGAAGTAAAGCAATCGGTTGAGCCTCAGACGATAACGCCTTCGCAGCACGTTCACATAGAGTCACCTAAGTATGGGGCAACAACTCAAGCTAGCCCTCAGCCAGCGAGCCCCGTGCAGAGTCAAGCGCCAAGAGAACCTGAGCCGCTTGGGGAACCACAAGATGTACTCGTACTTCACGTGGTGGCCCATGAAGGGCAAGAAATACAAGGTGCTGAATTATTGCCTTGTTTGCTATCACTCAACTTTAAATTTGGTGATATGAATATTTTCCATCGCCATAGCGACAATGCCGGTAACGGTAAGGTGTTGTTCTCTTTGGCGAATATGATGAAACCTGGGGTGTTTGATCCCGACAATATGGAACAGTTCTGCACTCAAGGTATCGTGATGTTTATGACCTTACCTTGCCATGGCGAGGCGCAGCATAACTTCTCCATCATGCTTAATTCTGCCGAGCAGTTAGCCGATGATTTGGGTGCCATAGTGCTCGATGAGCAGCGAAAAGTGTGGACTGAGCACAATAAACAAGATTATTTACGCCGTATTAAAGCCATAGTTTAA
- a CDS encoding SDR family oxidoreductase, protein MKQIGIIGCGWFGLPLAQALKQLGHKVIGTKRSIEGCEQLASLGITACPLDLNDDIFYNEAFANNTFANNINELLECQVLVINIPPGLRKKAGKAESRYLEQLSNLVHFIGPRGYQKLVFISTTGVYPAGDDAELPLSEADAKAHNDASEILLNAEALFAPMDNSCILRFAGLVGPNRHPGRFFAGKTGISGANVAVNLVHLDDCIGAVIKVINADKTAPVYNIVAPEHPSRGEFYPLATTHLGLVAPVFNQEVMPTKVISGALICQQLGFIYQYPDPLKMLYAC, encoded by the coding sequence ATGAAACAGATAGGTATTATCGGCTGTGGTTGGTTTGGTTTACCGTTAGCTCAAGCCCTTAAGCAGTTAGGGCATAAGGTTATCGGGACTAAACGCAGTATTGAGGGCTGTGAGCAGTTAGCCTCATTGGGAATAACAGCTTGTCCATTAGATCTCAATGATGACATTTTCTATAATGAGGCTTTTGCTAATAACACTTTCGCTAATAACATAAATGAGTTACTGGAATGCCAAGTCTTAGTGATTAACATTCCCCCAGGGCTTAGGAAAAAAGCAGGCAAGGCAGAGAGCCGCTATCTTGAACAGTTGAGTAACTTAGTGCATTTTATTGGCCCCCGCGGTTATCAAAAACTGGTATTTATCAGCACAACCGGCGTCTATCCTGCGGGGGATGACGCTGAGCTGCCACTGAGTGAAGCGGATGCTAAAGCTCACAATGACGCCAGTGAGATTTTACTTAACGCCGAAGCCTTATTTGCGCCAATGGATAACAGTTGTATCCTCAGGTTTGCAGGTTTGGTGGGACCTAATCGGCATCCTGGACGTTTTTTTGCCGGGAAAACAGGGATAAGTGGCGCCAATGTTGCGGTTAACTTAGTGCACCTTGATGATTGTATTGGCGCTGTGATTAAGGTTATCAATGCTGATAAGACGGCGCCCGTCTATAATATTGTCGCCCCAGAGCATCCCAGTAGAGGCGAGTTTTACCCCTTGGCAACGACACATCTTGGCTTGGTTGCACCAGTTTTTAATCAAGAAGTTATGCCAACAAAAGTGATATCAGGTGCGCTTATTTGTCAGCAGCTTGGCTTTATTTATCAATACCCAGATCCGTTGAAAATGCTGTATGCCTGCTAA
- a CDS encoding ribonuclease E inhibitor RraB codes for MQFPDDDNGEMLKAMAEAGIDLSKALEVDFFLVFDEQRDAESALEALSQSDLEGELELVFDDEIAKWELIVAINMVPAYDALVAKETELNTFAAEFDGMTDGWGVMQHQEGDDEFADDDHVHGPDCKH; via the coding sequence ATGCAATTTCCAGATGACGACAATGGTGAAATGCTTAAAGCTATGGCCGAAGCAGGTATCGATCTTAGCAAAGCATTGGAAGTGGATTTCTTCCTAGTGTTTGACGAGCAGCGCGATGCAGAGTCGGCGCTGGAAGCCCTAAGTCAATCAGACTTAGAAGGTGAGTTAGAGCTAGTTTTTGATGACGAAATTGCTAAGTGGGAACTGATTGTCGCTATCAATATGGTGCCAGCTTATGATGCGCTAGTGGCGAAAGAGACTGAGCTTAATACCTTTGCTGCAGAGTTTGACGGCATGACGGATGGTTGGGGTGTGATGCAACACCAAGAAGGCGATGATGAATTTGCCGATGATGACCATGTGCATGGTCCCGATTGCAAACACTAA
- a CDS encoding permease-like protein, with translation MAHFFIITANLIWGGLPIYFYFFTDTSPLFMLAMQIVFTWLVLQLVFSGDPKVKPNNQGQAQPKAQLGLKSWLTYIPSTCFIGANWGVYALTVQSGHALEASYAYLITPILFAIVDYLLPANRRNMTLLVLMLAALGLIAVDAVIEQVLPIAGIFIGACFTAYILWHRSQSLEPITALKRETTLLLPFALLILFIVLEPNAHWEALSQLQLWLLPLIGILTCLPLGLFILGSKQVSFSQISLYQFISPLVGTLVAVELFQESFSLSKMLVYGGLIGILCLNLHLTRRQLAAQSTLAKKVLDNKGELMSHSAKVDGLSLK, from the coding sequence ATGGCACACTTCTTCATCATAACCGCAAATCTCATCTGGGGCGGTTTACCTATTTATTTCTATTTTTTCACCGATACATCGCCGCTATTTATGCTCGCCATGCAGATAGTGTTTACTTGGCTGGTCTTGCAGCTAGTGTTCAGTGGCGACCCCAAAGTCAAACCAAACAACCAAGGGCAAGCACAGCCCAAAGCCCAACTCGGTCTTAAGAGCTGGCTTACCTATATACCGTCGACCTGTTTTATTGGTGCTAACTGGGGCGTTTATGCGTTAACTGTGCAAAGTGGTCATGCGTTAGAAGCCAGTTACGCTTATTTAATTACGCCTATCCTGTTTGCCATAGTGGATTATTTATTGCCTGCCAATCGCCGCAACATGACATTGCTAGTCTTGATGCTTGCAGCCCTTGGACTTATTGCCGTGGATGCGGTCATAGAGCAAGTGCTGCCTATCGCGGGGATTTTTATTGGCGCTTGTTTTACTGCTTATATTCTTTGGCATCGAAGCCAATCGCTAGAGCCTATCACGGCGCTGAAACGTGAAACTACCCTGTTATTACCTTTTGCCCTGTTGATCTTGTTTATTGTGCTAGAGCCTAATGCCCATTGGGAGGCATTAAGTCAATTGCAATTGTGGCTACTGCCTTTAATCGGTATCTTAACGTGCTTGCCATTAGGTCTGTTTATACTGGGCAGTAAGCAAGTGTCTTTTAGTCAGATTTCCCTGTATCAATTTATCTCGCCGCTCGTGGGTACCTTAGTGGCAGTAGAATTGTTTCAAGAAAGCTTTAGTCTTTCAAAAATGCTGGTTTATGGAGGGCTTATCGGTATTTTGTGTTTGAACTTGCACCTTACCCGTCGCCAATTGGCAGCCCAAAGCACATTGGCTAAAAAGGTATTAGACAATAAAGGAGAGTTGATGAGTCACTCTGCCAAGGTTGATGGTTTGAGCTTGAAGTAA